Proteins found in one Crassostrea angulata isolate pt1a10 chromosome 3, ASM2561291v2, whole genome shotgun sequence genomic segment:
- the LOC128178355 gene encoding IQ domain-containing protein H-like isoform X2 codes for MGDLWGNSERPTLLPKLTDTYQDFSQREIKVFTQDYDNNSDRNGHVKMPVLLQGVQDDIRVLREQIANNKGGTISIQDLESALVKTEEGLQAKTEQVINQYNNQVRTLPNQEASRFDNNVVAIETTWDMRNQKSADPRKISAHFLGRERMRQPQASRNNALLPKRQSVQMPGPTPGQQTKHMLTLRAVLDPQSNMNRQTLNENFGIQLPLINSKQTSKPAYSKPIIGSTIEPLAVLPKANRVDAQLAPPPITEEDARKGIMSLIERGLIPPAAQLTLDPSPVRNRIAPLHEPQVRHRPPQTEAVSLLSGVKLDPATMKHDASKMPAVPPHPKSASSSITETRTPSAKTRVTSSSLRQVKTPATLKTYEMPIQPLPPPTTPASGDFKQLSHRFAIQNGRTRDSSSEFIAFKQHYCLTWGSIVTMIKHIEKMLTSYAVPVAFVNGDRLADLAMEFELERPPTVDDLLTVIINREDVEALIGRPGRRFKGPRGKDLAATRIQSSWRMFKDRSEYLEYRRRKWASGVIAISWIMHVKMSKVKVKLKVSREEHLENFRRRARKLAMSWDRIKQHRRTVIHIPSLGLSQDIRDSINEFGIRQNTQMARLCDIRDPNVDVIFVSPVPLSEETLQYYSKLLGLKSAVESGVVEDQCDMGEKYKIIVPEAIKSFPAHRMCLSTLLKYSPRTLKRIKHLIKGCDAYIVTGVPHKDDLSVADYLDVPILSPEPEVAHLYSTKSGCKRVFASAGVEVPPSEFDVYSIGQLHECLAQLVTENLTVKRWLFKLDDCYDGRGIGYCDIAEHLECYQWALKESRRYGEKWNKKWAQEAAYIKIHAEIADVLAKYARPVHEELYEDWSKFLDAFLSQGGVIEATPPSDSITSLTVDMLIEPTGRANVLCMGDQIHAETPFSCWGVSMPQSSVEPDVLNAACKKVAEACKSRGIIGYLSVDFVTFIDSKTNDQKLWALDLSLHYSDSLAMFQLMSYVSNGKLDLSTHTFNVPPPPQVQKKRRRRLAGQDDEPPPNTSRYAVMSTRLLHTNLAVVHYSVFFQMCRAHGIGYDIKEKQGTVFTLLDSFNREHLGMLTIGDNLQGALATFARNMSVIHQEISAPNMQGETNFKLAITDIESILGTTVENAEDTEAE; via the exons ATGGGTGACCTCTGGGGTAACTCCGAGAGACCTACGCTATTGCCGAAGCTAACTGATACTTACCAAGACTTTTCTCAGAGGGAAATAAAAGTGTTCACACAGGATTATGATAATAATAGTGATAGAAATGGACATGTTAAAATGCCTGTATTGTTGCAAGGG GTCCAAGATGACATTCGGGTTTTAAGGGAACAAATTGCCAACAACAAAGGGGGAACAATCAGTATTCAGGACCTCGAGTCGGCTCTGGTCAAAACAGAGGAGGGACTACAG GCCAAAACAGAACAGGTGATAAATCAGTACAATAACCAGGTGAGAACTCTACCGAACCAGGAGGCCAGCAGATTTGACAACAATGTGGTTGCCATCGAGACAACATGGGATATGCGGAATCAAAAGAGTGCTGACCCCCGCAAGATATCAGCCCATTTCTTGGGAAG AGAGAGGATGCGACAGCCCCAAGCTTCTCGCAACAATGCTCTGCTCCCCAAACGACAGAGTGTTCAAATGCCAGGGCCTACCCCTGGCCAGCAAACCAAGCACATGCTGACCTTGAGAGCTGTCCTTGACCCCCAAAGTAACATGAACCGGCAAACTCTGAATGAAAACTTTGGAATCCAGCTTCCTTTGATTAACTCTAAGCAGACTTCCAAGCCCGCCTACAGCAAACCCATCATAGGCAGTACTATAGAACCTCTCGCTGTTCTACCAAAAGCCAATAGAGTGGATGCTCAg CTGGCTCCACCCCCAATCACAGAGGAGGATGCCAGGAAGGGGATAATGAGTTTGATAGAGAGGGGGCTGATCCCCCCAGCTGCTCAGCTGACCCTGGATCCCTCCCCGGTCAGGAACAGGATCGCCCCCCTACACGAACCTCAAGTCAGACACAGACCCCCACAAACAG AGGCAGTTTCCCTGCTCTCTGGAGTCAAGCTTGACCCAGCCACCATGAAGCATGATGCCTCCAAGATGCCTGCTGTACCCCCTCACCCCAAATCTGCCTCCAGCAGTATCACCGAGACCAGGACACCCTCCGCAAAGACACGGGTCACCTCGTCGTCCTTGCGCCAAGTCAAAACCCCAGCCACGCTAAAAACCTACGAAATGCCAATACAGCCACTG CCACCACCCACCACTCCTGCCAGCGGAGACTTTAAGCAGCTGTCCCACCGCTTTGCCATTCAGAATGGTCGTACCAGGGACAGCTCCTCCGAGTTCATTGCGTTCAAGCAGCACTACTGTCTCACCTGGGGAAG CATAGTTACTATGATCAAACACATAGAGAAGATGCTGACCAGCTATGCTGTTCCCGTCGCCTTTGTCAATGGAGACAG ATTAGCAGACCTGGCCATGGAGTTTGAGTTGGAGAGGCCCCCTACAGTAGATGACCTATTGACCGTTATCATCAACAGGGAGGACGTAGAGGCCCTGATAGGCAGACCA GGCCGCAGATTTAAAGGTCCACGTGGAAAGGACTTAGCTGCCACAAGAATCCAGTCCTCCTGGAGAATGTTCAAGGATCGGTCGGAGTATCTGGAGTATAGGAGAAGGAAGTGGGCCTCTGGTGTCATAGCAATATCCTGGATTATGCATGTCAAGATGTCAAAGGTCAAAGTCAAACTAAAAGTGTCAAGAGAGGAGCATCTAGAAAACTTTAGAAGAAGAGCACGA AAACTTGCCATGTCTTGGGACCGAATCAAACAGCATCGTAGAACAGTTATACACATTCCATCATTAGGCCTGTCACAAGACATCAGGGATAGTATCAACGAGTTTGGAATCAGACAGAACACCCAGATGGCTCGCCTCTGTGACATAAGAG ATCCCAATGTGGACGTGATCTTTGTGTCACCGGTCCCCCTGAGTGAGGAGACCCTGCAGTATTATTCCAAACTTCTAGGTCTGAAGTCTGCTGTGGAGTCAGGGGTGGTAGAGGACCAGTGTGACATGGGGGAGAAATACAAGATCATTGTCCCTGAGGCCATCAAGAGCTTCCCG GCCCACAGAATGTGTCTGTCTACTCTCCTGAAGTACAGCCCCCGGACTTTGAAGCGTATCAAGCACCTGATCAAGGGCTGTGATGCTTACATAGTGACGGGGGTCCCCCACAAGGATGATCTGTCCGTGGCGGATTACCTGGACGTCCCCATCCTGTCCCCAGAGCCTGAGGTAGCTCACCTTTACTCCACCAAGTCTGGCTGTAAGAGGGTGTTTGCCAGTGCTGGAGTGGAGGTTCCACCGAGTGAGTTTGATGTTTACAGTATTGGACAG CTCCATGAGTGTCTGGCTCAGCTGGTAACAGAGAACTTGACTGTGAAGCGGTGGCTGTTCAAACTGGACGATTGTTACGACGGAAGAGGAATAGGATACTGTGACATTGCGGAGCACCTGGAGTGTTACCAGTGGGCACTGAAGGAATCCAGGAGATACGGAGAGAAATGGAACAAAAAGTGGGCTCAG GAAGCAGCCTACATCAAGATCCATGCAGAAATTGCTGATGTCCTGGCAAAATATGCAAGACCAGTACATGAAGAGCTGTATGAAGACTGGTCCAAGTTCTTGGATGCATTTTTAAGTCAAG GCGGTGTCATTGAAGCCACACCTCCTTCAGACAGTATCACCTCACTGACGGTAGACATGCTGATAGAACCTACAGGTCGGGCCAATGTCCTATGTATGGGTGACCAGATTCACGCGGAGACCCCCTTCTCCTGCTGGGGGGTGTCCATGCCTCAGTCCTCAGTGGAACCTGACGTCCTCAATGCAGCCTGCAAAAAAGTGGCAGAAGCTTGCAAGTCCAGGGGCATTATTGGATATCTGTCCGTGGACTTTGTCACTTTTATTGATTCTAAGACA AATGATCAAAAGTTGTGGGCCTTGGATCTGAGTCTCCATTACAGTGACAGTTTAGCCATGTTCCAGCTGATGTCCTACGTCAGTAATGGCAAGCTGGACCTGAGCACCCACACCTTCAATGTTCCGCCACCACCACAAGTGCAGAAGAAGCGACGACGTAGGTTAGCTGGTCAGGACGATGAACCACCACCTAACACGAGTCGTTACGCAGTGATGAGCACACGGCTACTTCACACCAATCTGGCAGTAGTACACTACAGCGTCTTCTTCCAGATGTGTAGAGCCCATGGTATTGGTTATGATATCAAG GAAAAACAAGGAACAGTATTTACCCTCCTAGATAGTTTCAACAGAGAGCATTTGGGCATGCT AACAATTGGGGACAATCTGCAAGGAGCCCTAGCAACATTTGCCAGAAACATGTCAGTTATACACCAAGAAATATCAGCACCAAACATGCAGGGAGAAACCAACTTCAAG CTTGCAATAACGGACATTGAGAGCATTCTGGGAACAACTGTAGAAAATGCTGAGGACACTGAGGCAGAGTAA